A region of Methanocorpusculum labreanum Z DNA encodes the following proteins:
- the dph5 gene encoding diphthine synthase, translating into MLTFIGLGLFDEYDVSVRGLDAIKSADTVFLEVYTSVLMGAPIERLEAFYGKKITPLYREDVEIHADKILDAAEFGNAVFLTAGDSMVATTHSDLRIRAADRNIPTTIIHGASITTAVCGLSGLQNYRFGKSVSVPFPYGKWFPMTPIEVISANLKENLHTLVFLDIQKDKERYMKISEAVDLLEEQARRVDAGIPLYVGIARAGSPEPTVHAGNAEEMKAFDFGSPLHILIVPATLHEIEREYLERFAGLC; encoded by the coding sequence ATGCTGACTTTTATCGGGCTTGGCCTCTTTGACGAATATGATGTATCGGTCCGGGGTCTGGATGCTATAAAATCCGCCGACACGGTTTTTCTGGAAGTGTACACCTCGGTTCTTATGGGTGCCCCGATCGAACGGCTCGAAGCGTTCTACGGCAAGAAAATCACGCCTTTGTACCGGGAGGATGTGGAGATCCATGCAGATAAGATCCTCGATGCGGCAGAGTTTGGAAATGCGGTTTTTCTGACCGCCGGCGATTCCATGGTCGCAACGACCCATTCGGATCTTCGTATCCGGGCGGCCGACCGGAATATCCCGACGACCATCATTCACGGCGCCTCGATAACGACCGCGGTCTGCGGTCTTTCCGGTCTGCAGAACTACCGGTTCGGCAAATCGGTTTCCGTACCGTTTCCGTACGGGAAATGGTTCCCGATGACTCCAATAGAAGTCATCTCGGCAAATCTCAAGGAAAATCTTCATACGCTGGTGTTTCTGGATATTCAAAAGGACAAGGAACGCTACATGAAGATCTCCGAGGCCGTCGATCTTCTGGAAGAGCAGGCACGCCGCGTGGATGCCGGGATCCCTCTGTATGTAGGTATCGCCCGGGCCGGTTCACCGGAGCCTACGGTGCATGCAGGAAATGCCGAAGAGATGAAGGCGTTTGATTTCGGTTCTCCCCTGCACATTTTAATCGTTCCGGCAACACTTCACGAAATTGAGCGCGAGTATCTGGAGAGGTTTGCGGGTCTATGCTGA
- a CDS encoding Ppx/GppA phosphatase family protein, with protein MYGVIDLGSNTVRLVLYKVIDNTIVPKLSKKHTAGLVGYVKKRRLTPEGIQKAVDVLNDFKMILENVRVERLYIFATASLRNIENTLEVTSEIKKQTGFDVDVISGREEAVFDYYGATQTIEMHDGLLVDIGGGSTELVFYKDDEIITTESLPIGSLNAYTSFVSDLLPTAEERKAIEKEVTAQLASIPLPCKPIPTDIICGVGGTIRASCRLNHLLKGKGSTGAEYSCRDLQKMIDLAETNRKTAISQILKVAPERIHTLVPGMIIQQTIAGYYSCKTVIVSRSGVRDGYLYHKLETAGVIQ; from the coding sequence ATGTACGGTGTAATAGATCTTGGTTCCAACACGGTGCGTCTGGTGTTGTACAAAGTAATCGACAATACCATTGTGCCAAAGCTCAGCAAAAAACATACGGCGGGGCTGGTCGGGTATGTGAAAAAACGGCGTCTCACCCCGGAAGGTATCCAAAAAGCTGTAGACGTCCTGAATGATTTCAAGATGATTCTTGAGAACGTCCGGGTCGAACGTCTGTATATATTTGCTACCGCCTCGCTTCGAAACATAGAAAATACGCTGGAAGTCACGTCAGAGATCAAGAAGCAGACGGGATTCGATGTTGATGTGATAAGCGGCAGGGAGGAGGCGGTATTCGATTATTACGGAGCGACGCAGACGATCGAAATGCATGACGGTCTTTTGGTGGACATCGGCGGGGGCAGCACCGAACTGGTTTTTTACAAAGATGATGAGATAATCACCACTGAATCGCTGCCGATCGGCTCATTGAATGCCTACACATCATTTGTCTCCGACCTCCTGCCGACTGCCGAGGAACGAAAGGCTATCGAAAAGGAGGTAACTGCGCAGCTTGCTTCCATTCCTCTTCCCTGCAAACCTATTCCCACCGATATCATCTGCGGCGTGGGCGGCACGATACGGGCAAGCTGCCGTCTGAATCATCTATTGAAAGGAAAAGGATCAACTGGTGCCGAATATTCCTGCCGCGATCTCCAAAAGATGATCGATCTGGCTGAAACGAACAGAAAAACCGCGATCTCTCAGATACTCAAGGTTGCTCCCGAAAGAATCCATACACTTGTTCCTGGAATGATCATTCAGCAGACGATTGCAGGCTATTATTCCTGCAAAACCGTGATCGTCAGCAGATCGGGAGTGCGTGACGGATATCTCTATCATAAACTCGAAACGGCCGGTGTGATTCAATAG
- a CDS encoding ComEC/Rec2 family competence protein — MAKRSGKRKRSSKTAQTKIISLVCGLLVIAAIVIFGGAELEGTGSSNPLASQITDEHAFSVHVIDIGQGDAILLSKDDTYALIDAGETMSPSDRESRTAIFAYLDSLDIDRLEFLLITHQDYDHIGSAKDVLSTYDVGTFYDNGVEHTSATYEKLMTYISEENVTYSIVREGDQIESPWTDVTIEIISPPQDLIMTGSSPDINENSIVLNITYGEVSFILAGDAGEKAEEYIISTGTSIDAEILKAGHHGSSGSSTDAFLEAVSPNVIVMSVGADNDYGHPHLETLTRFAQYTENIYRTDLDGDVIITTDGSEYSVITENEHIAENILVSGNGVSV; from the coding sequence ATGGCAAAGAGATCCGGCAAAAGAAAACGTTCGTCCAAAACGGCACAAACGAAGATCATCAGTCTCGTCTGCGGTCTGCTCGTCATCGCCGCGATAGTGATCTTCGGCGGAGCGGAACTTGAAGGGACCGGCAGTTCGAATCCCTTAGCTTCGCAGATAACGGATGAACACGCCTTTTCCGTGCATGTCATCGATATCGGACAAGGGGACGCGATCCTTCTCTCTAAAGACGATACATACGCGCTTATCGACGCAGGGGAGACGATGTCCCCGTCGGACCGCGAATCACGTACGGCGATATTCGCATACCTTGATTCGCTCGACATTGACAGGCTGGAGTTCCTGCTCATAACCCATCAGGATTACGATCATATCGGTTCAGCAAAGGATGTCCTCTCCACCTACGATGTTGGAACCTTCTACGATAACGGTGTCGAACATACATCCGCGACGTATGAAAAGCTCATGACATACATCTCTGAAGAAAACGTCACCTACTCGATCGTTAGAGAAGGAGATCAAATCGAAAGCCCCTGGACAGATGTGACGATCGAGATCATCTCCCCGCCGCAGGATCTTATCATGACCGGATCATCGCCCGACATCAATGAAAACTCCATCGTTTTGAATATAACATACGGTGAGGTTTCGTTTATTCTCGCAGGAGATGCCGGCGAAAAGGCGGAAGAATACATCATCTCGACCGGAACATCGATCGACGCGGAGATCCTGAAAGCCGGCCATCACGGAAGTTCCGGCTCATCCACGGACGCCTTCCTTGAAGCAGTCAGTCCAAACGTTATCGTCATGAGCGTTGGTGCAGACAACGATTATGGCCACCCCCACCTCGAAACCCTAACGCGTTTCGCACAATACACTGAAAACATATACCGGACAGATCTTGACGGGGACGTCATCATAACGACCGACGGATCGGAATACTCGGTCATTACCGAAAATGAGCATATAGCAGAAAATATTCTCGTCTCAGGAAACGGGGTTAGTGTATGA
- the feoB gene encoding ferrous iron transport protein B, producing MMRRAALLGNPSVGKSLIFNHLTGLGVEVSNYPGTTVGLMSGIVRYNETEFSLTDLPGIYSLSGKSDEEKLVREYLITGDADLIVAVLDAKHLERNLYLLLQAAEIRKPLVIVLNMMDDARSAGKIIDAAALSAKFGVPVIETIATEGKNLEKIADYVIGDELPVPIIVPRYDHHIEAAARNLQKYHNLSLAEALFALENVSLSTLSPEVMESAAAISSEIEKRHMMSPDQIIGANRHNTAKAISDEVTTLAPQKKRRDLDSLLTRGFPGIPILIITMVGILAIVFLLGGFLEEAIISVMTTYLLDPFHALNLAPFWDTVGGAVILALMSGLGIAFPYVFLFYIFISILEDTGYLTRAAFLADRGMHHLGLHGQGLIPLVLSFGCSVPAIMSTRFLPTRRERIIASVLVTMLPCSARTVVISGIVASFIGFGAAFSIYGIVFILVFVLGCVLSRITPGEQYGMILEMAQLRRPIPKYVVRKAWMRVSEFLYIAMPLLLVSSVFLGIFEYFGLVTMFESFIDPISTAVLGLPGFAFTALMFGILRKEMAFETLAIMGGTTDLASILTSSQLYIFALVCVLFVPCISTIAVLMKEIGVKAAALITVFTLLLGTSLGALLHFVFMLV from the coding sequence ATGATGCGCCGCGCCGCCCTGCTCGGGAATCCAAGTGTTGGAAAATCCCTCATCTTCAATCATCTGACCGGTCTTGGCGTCGAGGTGAGCAATTATCCGGGCACCACGGTCGGGCTGATGTCGGGAATCGTCCGCTACAACGAAACAGAGTTTTCGCTCACTGATCTGCCGGGCATCTATTCGCTGTCGGGAAAATCCGACGAGGAAAAACTCGTCAGAGAGTATCTCATCACGGGTGACGCCGATCTGATCGTCGCGGTTTTGGATGCCAAACATCTGGAACGGAATCTGTATCTTCTTTTGCAGGCTGCCGAGATTCGAAAACCTCTGGTTATCGTTTTGAATATGATGGACGATGCGAGATCAGCCGGAAAAATCATCGATGCCGCCGCGCTTTCGGCGAAGTTCGGCGTTCCGGTGATCGAGACGATCGCGACCGAGGGAAAAAATTTGGAGAAGATCGCCGACTACGTCATCGGCGACGAACTCCCCGTTCCAATAATCGTTCCGCGGTATGATCATCACATCGAAGCGGCGGCAAGAAATCTGCAGAAGTATCATAATCTCTCTTTGGCTGAAGCGCTCTTTGCACTGGAAAACGTTTCCTTGAGCACGCTGTCGCCGGAAGTTATGGAGAGTGCCGCCGCGATCTCGTCGGAGATCGAAAAACGCCACATGATGTCTCCCGATCAGATTATCGGGGCAAACCGGCACAACACGGCAAAAGCGATTTCAGATGAGGTGACGACCTTAGCCCCCCAAAAGAAACGCCGTGATCTCGACTCACTTCTGACCCGCGGTTTTCCGGGGATTCCCATTTTGATCATCACGATGGTTGGTATCCTCGCGATCGTTTTTCTCCTTGGAGGATTTCTGGAAGAGGCCATCATCAGCGTGATGACGACGTATCTCTTAGATCCTTTTCATGCGCTGAATCTCGCGCCGTTTTGGGATACGGTGGGCGGTGCGGTGATCCTTGCCCTTATGTCGGGTCTTGGGATCGCATTTCCGTATGTGTTTCTCTTCTACATCTTCATCTCGATTCTGGAAGACACCGGATATCTGACCCGGGCCGCTTTTCTTGCGGATCGGGGCATGCACCATCTCGGGCTTCATGGTCAGGGACTGATCCCGCTTGTTCTCTCGTTTGGATGCAGTGTTCCGGCCATCATGAGCACGCGTTTTCTTCCGACCAGACGCGAGCGGATCATAGCCTCCGTTCTCGTGACGATGCTTCCCTGCTCTGCGCGAACGGTCGTTATCTCAGGGATAGTCGCCTCATTCATCGGATTCGGCGCCGCATTCTCCATCTACGGTATCGTTTTCATTCTGGTCTTTGTTCTCGGCTGCGTTCTTTCCCGAATCACCCCGGGCGAGCAGTATGGGATGATCCTCGAAATGGCGCAGCTTCGCCGTCCGATCCCGAAGTATGTGGTCAGGAAAGCCTGGATGCGGGTAAGCGAGTTCTTGTACATCGCGATGCCGCTTCTCTTGGTCAGCAGCGTGTTTCTGGGGATTTTTGAATACTTCGGCCTTGTTACGATGTTCGAGTCGTTCATCGATCCGATCTCAACGGCCGTTCTCGGGCTGCCGGGCTTTGCATTCACCGCTCTCATGTTTGGGATCCTTCGTAAAGAGATGGCGTTTGAAACGCTCGCGATCATGGGGGGAACAACCGATCTTGCCTCCATTCTCACAAGCAGCCAGTTGTATATTTTCGCGCTGGTGTGCGTTCTTTTCGTTCCCTGCATCTCGACGATCGCCGTTTTGATGAAGGAGATCGGGGTAAAGGCCGCCGCTCTCATCACGGTTTTTACGCTTCTGCTCGGCACCTCGCTAGGGGCACTTCTGCATTTTGTTTTCATGCTGGTGTGA
- a CDS encoding metal-dependent transcriptional regulator translates to MTFELSEDILEAILNTGKETVKVSNLEDMAHGDTDKFSKALTCLKDKGYVTESAKGLSLTDKGAVKAAQVARKHAVLTSFLTDVLGTEPDHASKEACQMEHSISTETIDRLDTFLENRGPGHKPGHGRTWGRRAARTEHPVMQEHEGHAGLTKRNPIVSLSECEEGSLLHVSMIRCFGKHSRLIDLGVIPGELITLRRKLDNHAVVITVKGCDIALSPEVAENIMVERCNTQ, encoded by the coding sequence ATGACCTTTGAACTCTCGGAAGATATTCTCGAAGCAATACTCAATACCGGCAAAGAGACGGTAAAGGTCTCGAATCTGGAGGATATGGCACACGGCGACACTGATAAGTTCAGCAAAGCGCTTACCTGCCTCAAAGACAAAGGCTACGTCACCGAATCGGCAAAAGGACTTTCTCTCACGGACAAGGGCGCAGTGAAAGCGGCCCAGGTGGCGCGCAAACATGCGGTGCTGACCAGTTTCCTCACCGACGTTCTCGGCACCGAACCAGATCATGCTTCAAAGGAAGCATGCCAGATGGAACACAGCATCTCCACCGAGACGATCGACCGTCTCGACACATTCCTGGAAAACCGGGGTCCGGGACACAAACCTGGACACGGACGAACATGGGGAAGAAGGGCAGCCCGAACAGAGCATCCCGTAATGCAGGAACATGAAGGACATGCCGGCCTTACAAAACGCAATCCGATCGTTTCCTTATCCGAGTGCGAGGAAGGCTCTCTTCTGCATGTCTCCATGATCCGGTGTTTTGGTAAACACAGCAGGCTCATCGATCTCGGCGTGATTCCCGGGGAACTGATCACACTTCGGCGAAAACTCGACAATCACGCTGTTGTAATCACCGTCAAAGGATGCGACATCGCCCTAAGTCCCGAGGTTGCCGAGAATATTATGGTCGAGCGGTGCAACACGCAATGA
- a CDS encoding CRISPR-associated protein Cas4: protein MPVEKISVTDVVKAGTCPMQLYLAKSTDTPYEEPIKYTVAKQLSYYLGDILSTEDVWEQGLKNMVPEDQPALTYLEQMVAACSKLTWRQAERYDVSVFSEKYGMCGKVDRFFDDSFSLVKSGNAPTRGVYLSDRLRVVCYAVCLEDMFGKPFYGRVEYLGSGTIRSVVVEPQDRRALFLALRAAEKVLAGGIPKVVRGPYCTRCKFVETCSAVEKPKSLFSKMMSKA, encoded by the coding sequence ATGCCGGTCGAAAAAATCTCTGTAACAGATGTGGTGAAAGCAGGCACCTGTCCCATGCAGCTTTACCTGGCAAAATCCACCGATACCCCCTACGAAGAGCCGATTAAATATACGGTTGCAAAACAACTTTCCTATTATCTTGGCGATATTCTCTCGACCGAGGATGTCTGGGAGCAAGGGCTGAAAAATATGGTGCCCGAGGATCAGCCCGCGCTTACCTACCTCGAACAAATGGTCGCTGCCTGCAGCAAACTGACCTGGCGTCAGGCCGAGCGGTATGATGTTTCTGTTTTTTCTGAAAAATACGGTATGTGCGGGAAGGTTGACCGATTCTTCGACGACAGTTTTTCTCTGGTAAAAAGCGGAAACGCGCCTACCCGCGGCGTCTATCTTTCTGATCGTCTTAGGGTGGTCTGCTATGCGGTATGTCTTGAAGATATGTTTGGAAAACCGTTCTACGGGCGCGTCGAGTATCTCGGGTCAGGGACGATACGCAGTGTCGTAGTCGAGCCGCAGGATCGGCGTGCATTATTCCTTGCACTAAGGGCAGCAGAGAAAGTGCTTGCAGGCGGGATTCCGAAAGTTGTCCGGGGTCCATACTGCACCCGGTGTAAATTTGTTGAAACCTGCTCCGCTGTTGAAAAACCAAAATCTCTCTTTTCCAAAATGATGTCAAAGGCATAA
- a CDS encoding aldehyde dehydrogenase family protein, whose product MSIEAHRFFFDTGNTLPIQRRLLALQKLRTSIETHEPEITAALFSDLGKCPFEAYAFEIAPVLHEIDYLIKHTNKILKPEKVRSPMMIFPAKTVIRHDPFGLALLLSPWNYPFHLFMLPLAGIVAGGNVVIGKTSRRSPETGKIIRTILAEVFPEEWVSVEDEVDLDAHYDYIFFTGGKDTGKMIAEKAAAHLTPVTLELGGKNACIVDETADIPVAAKRIAWGKFANSGQTCIAPDYLLVHKSVRDQLVNKVKEEIVTLYGSNPATNNDYGKIVTKDAYDRLVAFETPENLIFRAGEHNPDGRKVAPTILSADMSDPVMQNEIFGPILPVLAWERKDELEQLIKKEPLALYIFSENETFRNHLIERNPSGGVCINDVMMQVANQNAPFGGVGTSGMGKYHGKDSLETYTRKRTVVIKKTRPDPKIRYPPYTEKTLNMVKKWRKLLF is encoded by the coding sequence ATGTCCATTGAAGCCCACCGGTTTTTTTTCGACACCGGAAATACTCTCCCAATCCAGCGCAGACTTCTTGCTCTGCAGAAACTCCGGACATCCATCGAAACCCATGAACCGGAAATCACGGCGGCCTTATTTTCGGATCTTGGAAAATGTCCCTTCGAGGCATACGCATTCGAGATCGCTCCTGTCCTGCACGAAATCGATTATCTGATCAAGCACACGAATAAAATCCTGAAACCGGAGAAAGTACGCTCACCAATGATGATTTTCCCGGCAAAAACGGTTATCCGTCACGACCCATTCGGTCTTGCCCTCCTTTTGTCCCCGTGGAATTATCCGTTCCATCTCTTCATGCTCCCGCTTGCAGGAATCGTCGCCGGCGGAAACGTCGTGATCGGAAAAACATCCCGGAGATCACCCGAGACCGGAAAGATCATCCGAACGATCCTTGCCGAAGTATTCCCCGAAGAATGGGTTAGTGTAGAGGATGAAGTCGATTTAGATGCGCATTATGACTACATCTTCTTCACCGGCGGAAAAGATACGGGAAAAATGATCGCCGAAAAGGCGGCTGCCCACTTAACACCGGTGACCCTGGAGCTCGGCGGGAAAAATGCCTGTATCGTCGATGAGACCGCAGATATCCCTGTAGCCGCAAAACGGATCGCCTGGGGAAAGTTTGCAAATTCCGGACAGACCTGCATCGCCCCTGACTATCTGCTGGTACATAAATCCGTTCGGGATCAACTCGTAAATAAAGTCAAAGAAGAAATCGTCACCCTCTACGGAAGTAATCCGGCAACGAACAACGACTACGGCAAGATCGTCACCAAAGATGCATACGACCGTCTGGTCGCGTTCGAAACACCGGAGAACCTCATCTTCCGTGCCGGAGAGCACAATCCCGACGGAAGAAAAGTCGCGCCGACGATTCTGTCCGCAGATATGTCCGACCCCGTCATGCAGAACGAGATCTTCGGACCGATCCTCCCGGTCCTCGCGTGGGAGAGAAAGGATGAACTCGAACAGCTGATCAAAAAGGAGCCGCTGGCCCTCTACATCTTCTCCGAAAACGAAACCTTCCGCAATCATCTCATCGAACGAAACCCTTCAGGCGGGGTTTGCATCAATGATGTCATGATGCAGGTCGCAAACCAGAACGCTCCTTTCGGCGGGGTTGGAACCAGCGGGATGGGAAAATATCACGGAAAGGATTCGCTTGAAACCTACACGCGGAAACGCACGGTCGTGATCAAGAAAACAAGACCCGACCCGAAGATCCGGTATCCTCCGTACACCGAAAAAACCCTGAACATGGTCAAAAAGTGGAGAAAACTGCTGTTTTAG
- a CDS encoding tetratricopeptide repeat protein, which translates to MSDSDPIDNPESWFAAGERERDAGNFRQAQLCFERAAVLSPTNAVYWSELGLVMYENDESGDDALRCIRHALELDPRCAAIWCAKGVILFRQGDPEAAVVAFQRATNLNPREADYWMNLGLAYAVLEEYQPACQAFEIGIEIVPTDVSFWERKGTVLLALGEKERAEHCFANAHRFA; encoded by the coding sequence ATGAGTGATTCTGACCCGATTGATAATCCGGAAAGCTGGTTTGCCGCCGGTGAACGCGAACGTGATGCGGGAAATTTCCGTCAGGCGCAGCTGTGTTTTGAAAGAGCAGCGGTACTTTCTCCTACTAATGCCGTGTACTGGTCGGAGTTGGGTCTAGTGATGTATGAAAATGATGAATCCGGTGATGATGCTCTTCGCTGTATCCGACATGCTCTTGAACTCGACCCCCGTTGTGCTGCTATCTGGTGTGCAAAGGGCGTGATCCTCTTTCGTCAGGGAGATCCCGAAGCCGCTGTCGTGGCATTTCAGAGGGCAACGAATCTGAATCCTCGCGAGGCAGATTACTGGATGAATCTCGGCCTTGCCTATGCCGTTCTCGAAGAGTACCAGCCGGCATGTCAGGCCTTTGAGATTGGGATCGAAATCGTTCCAACCGATGTCAGTTTCTGGGAACGAAAAGGAACTGTCCTTCTTGCCCTTGGTGAAAAAGAGCGTGCAGAACACTGTTTTGCCAATGCCCACCGCTTTGCCTGA
- a CDS encoding DUF3467 domain-containing protein, which translates to MAGNELNIQIPQNLDPVYSNMIQIAFKDDEFTMMFLHQLPMANQAKAKAIVAISPTHAKKLLAALDKSVKDYEAKFGQITGGAHADGSDTATLQGYS; encoded by the coding sequence ATGGCAGGTAACGAACTCAACATTCAGATCCCTCAAAACCTTGATCCCGTGTACAGCAATATGATCCAGATCGCATTCAAGGATGATGAGTTCACGATGATGTTTTTACACCAGCTTCCAATGGCAAATCAGGCAAAAGCCAAGGCTATCGTAGCGATCAGCCCGACGCATGCGAAGAAACTTCTGGCAGCTTTGGATAAGAGCGTGAAAGACTACGAGGCGAAGTTCGGACAAATCACCGGCGGGGCGCATGCCGATGGATCCGACACCGCGACGCTGC
- a CDS encoding MFS transporter, with protein sequence METLRLSAKQYIIAITVGIACFLPPFIGEATNIALPNMLVGLGYTMGADYWNLYGWILTVYLLTSTIFLIPAARLADKFSKKWFFSIGVLLLGVGSLGVGMSTSGEMVLAMRTIEGIGNALMFGSAIALLASAVKVELRGTAIGIAMTGVFLGQLAGPLLAGALTDVFGWSMVYLILCPVALLSFFLAIPFIPRDQPTDKGPYDWIGALLFMGGMGFALYGFSKQPNTEALALLVSGIFLLIAFFFYEKRNKNPLIPVKLILRNRGFTFNNSANLLYYVAIYAMGSLVSLYMTNVWGITDALPRALIVTTQGLILVLFTIVAGRFYDHLLPRWLLAFGVLFTIGGIAGAWIMGVPSTGTLWLIGAILCASVAAFGLGSLILAGIDRYIKNAPPKYATTTGLILISIGMIILLTCGTETAIWSMIAVQAFFGVGIAIFVTPNSTAIMNSVTPQEFGMASGTLSTTRMLGMAISIGIVSILKNIFLSGTSDDYAASFLQMMDGTIIAALVVLVLAMIFSWTAGSRRRI encoded by the coding sequence ATGGAGACATTGCGTCTGAGTGCAAAACAGTATATTATTGCCATAACAGTCGGAATTGCCTGTTTTTTACCCCCGTTCATCGGAGAAGCGACAAACATCGCCCTCCCAAATATGCTCGTCGGACTGGGATACACAATGGGAGCCGACTACTGGAATCTTTACGGCTGGATCCTGACCGTTTATCTGTTGACATCCACGATCTTTCTTATACCTGCTGCAAGACTTGCCGATAAATTCAGCAAGAAGTGGTTCTTCAGTATCGGTGTCCTTCTTCTTGGGGTCGGTTCTCTAGGTGTTGGAATGTCGACTTCCGGCGAAATGGTCCTTGCCATGCGCACGATCGAGGGTATCGGAAACGCACTGATGTTTGGAAGCGCGATAGCTTTGCTCGCATCGGCGGTAAAAGTAGAACTCCGGGGGACCGCAATTGGTATCGCGATGACCGGCGTATTCCTTGGCCAGCTCGCCGGACCGCTGCTTGCCGGCGCTCTGACGGATGTCTTTGGATGGTCGATGGTGTATCTTATCCTCTGTCCGGTGGCACTTCTCTCCTTCTTCCTTGCCATTCCTTTCATCCCGCGGGATCAGCCAACCGACAAAGGACCGTACGACTGGATCGGTGCCCTGCTCTTTATGGGAGGAATGGGTTTTGCCCTCTACGGATTTTCCAAACAGCCGAACACGGAGGCACTCGCACTTCTCGTTTCCGGGATCTTTCTTTTGATCGCATTCTTTTTCTATGAAAAGAGGAATAAAAATCCCCTCATCCCGGTCAAACTGATTCTCCGCAACAGAGGATTCACCTTCAATAACTCCGCAAACCTGCTGTATTATGTGGCGATCTATGCAATGGGCTCCCTTGTTTCGCTCTACATGACGAATGTCTGGGGGATCACGGACGCACTGCCCCGTGCGCTGATCGTGACAACGCAAGGGTTGATTCTCGTGCTCTTTACGATCGTTGCCGGCAGATTCTACGACCACCTTCTGCCCAGATGGCTGCTCGCATTCGGCGTACTTTTCACGATCGGCGGCATAGCCGGAGCATGGATAATGGGTGTTCCCTCAACGGGAACCCTCTGGCTGATTGGAGCGATCCTCTGCGCAAGCGTCGCGGCATTCGGTCTCGGATCTTTAATCCTCGCCGGGATCGACCGGTATATCAAAAATGCTCCGCCAAAGTATGCAACGACAACGGGACTTATCCTCATCAGTATTGGAATGATCATCCTTCTTACCTGCGGGACCGAAACCGCGATCTGGAGCATGATCGCCGTCCAGGCATTCTTCGGAGTAGGTATCGCCATATTCGTCACGCCGAACAGCACGGCGATCATGAACTCCGTGACGCCTCAGGAATTTGGGATGGCGTCCGGAACCCTTTCTACGACCAGAATGCTTGGCATGGCGATCTCGATTGGGATCGTGTCCATTCTGAAAAACATCTTCCTTTCAGGGACATCTGACGACTATGCGGCCTCCTTCCTCCAGATGATGGACGGGACCATTATTGCTGCACTCGTCGTTTTAGTTCTCGCGATGATCTTTTCCTGGACCGCAGGGTCGAGAAGGAGAATATAA
- a CDS encoding DUF3006 domain-containing protein, whose amino-acid sequence MKMLVTVDEIENGKAALLLRGPNGEKPLGTFPLESLPAGVNVGDILSLSFEKEEGETAAARRRIRVLHKTLEK is encoded by the coding sequence ATGAAAATGCTCGTGACCGTGGATGAGATAGAAAACGGCAAAGCCGCTCTCCTGCTTCGCGGTCCAAACGGCGAAAAACCACTTGGAACATTTCCTTTGGAAAGTCTGCCGGCAGGCGTAAACGTCGGCGACATCCTCTCCCTTTCTTTTGAAAAAGAAGAGGGAGAAACTGCGGCAGCACGCCGGAGAATCCGTGTTTTGCACAAAACTCTGGAAAAATGA
- a CDS encoding DUF357 domain-containing protein, whose product MLIDAYGKTFAEDSCSEKTVSEGTVLGQTADEILEMVSCYASDGRVFYKKGDLVNAVASFAYGYGWLDAGRFLGYLAGSPSVPPKIEERLPDSLFEHLSEKTYRYQRMLTSALEDVSPSPDSETVMYAAACSILKTAGSYLARGGVYLPDDLINALIFFSYGYGWLDCGVRAGLFSISGDRHLFTI is encoded by the coding sequence ATGCTGATCGATGCATATGGGAAGACCTTTGCTGAGGATTCGTGTTCTGAAAAGACCGTTTCGGAAGGCACCGTTCTTGGACAGACCGCGGACGAGATCCTCGAGATGGTTTCCTGTTATGCATCGGACGGTAGGGTTTTTTACAAAAAAGGTGATCTGGTCAATGCCGTCGCCTCGTTTGCCTACGGATACGGCTGGCTGGATGCCGGACGCTTTCTTGGATATCTTGCCGGTTCGCCGTCGGTTCCTCCAAAGATCGAGGAACGTCTCCCCGATTCTCTTTTTGAACATCTTTCCGAGAAGACCTACCGGTATCAGAGGATGCTGACGAGCGCTTTGGAGGACGTCTCTCCCTCGCCCGATTCTGAAACGGTGATGTATGCCGCGGCGTGCAGTATTTTAAAAACCGCCGGCTCGTATCTTGCACGAGGGGGTGTATATCTTCCCGACGATCTTATCAACGCTCTGATCTTCTTTTCCTACGGATACGGCTGGCTGGACTGCGGGGTTCGTGCCGGTCTGTTTTCGATTTCCGGAGACCGGCATCTGTTTACTATCTAA